The DNA sequence GGGGGCCTTTATCGGCGCCTGTGTCGTTTCGCTTCTGGGCTCCTGGAAAATCGACGCCATTCTAAAACTCGTCGGGACCAGCGAGACGCTGTTCTCCCAGGCGCGAGAGTATATGAAGATCATCCTGTGGGGGATTCCCTTCGCTAATGTAGCTTTCACCTTGAATTTCTGCATCCGCGCTGAAGGCCGGCCGACTTTCGCCATGGGAACACAAATGGTCGGGGCGTTTTCCAACATCGTCTTGGACGCCCTCCTCATCGTGGGTATGGATATGGGGGTGGCCGGCGCGGCCTGGGGGACGATCATCTCGCAAGGAATCTCCGCGGCCTGGGCCCTCTCCTTTTACCTGCGCCGCCTGGGCGTGCTGCGCTTAAACTGGAAGCACTTCTCCCCTTCCCTGCTGACGCAGATGTTGCCCTTGGGTTTTTCTTCCTTTTTAACGGAGGCCTCGTTTACCCTCTTCTCTCTTCTCTTCAACAGGGCGCTGGTCACCCATGGAGGCGACCTGGCGGTTTCGGCTATGGGGGCCTTTATGGGGTGGGACTCCCTTTTATTCTTGCCGGTCATAGGTATAGGAGAAGCGGCAGGGACGCTTCTCGCCTACAACTACGGCGCGCGTTTTATGGGGCGCATTTTGGAGATTTTAAAGTGGGCGCTGGGCCTGGGGTCGGCCTACTTCCTCTGTAGCGCGGGAAGTGTCTACCTATGGGCCGAGAAAATGCTGCGACTTTTCACCACCGACGCTGAACTTCTGGAGATGGCCTCCGAGGGCGCTCGAATATCCTACGCTGGGGTTCTTTTCGTGGGAATCACTCTGATCTCGCTCAGCTTCTTTCAAGGACTGGGGAAAGCCAAGATATGCCTTTTCCTGAACTTGACGCGCCAATTTATTTTTTTGATCCCGGCTATTTGGTTTCTACCCAAAATCTGGGGGCTGTCAGGAATCTGGTACTGCTTCCCCACCATGGACGTGGGGGGCGGCCTCGTGGCCCTCTGCTTTCTTTTGCGGGCTTACAGGCGCCTGGGCCTGAGTAGATTGGAACCCGGTCGAAAACAGAAAAACTCGCACGAATCGCCATAATGAGGAATCTCTCTGTATAATAGTGCCAACACGTCGAAACATTGTAATGAAATACCTAGAATGAAATCCCTAAATTATTTCGACTGTGCTTAGGAGGTGTCAGGTTTGAAGAACTTTACATGGTGGAACCCTACAATTGTGATTTTTGGTCGAGACACGATCCCTCAGATCGCCGATCAACTAGCTGCCATAGACGCAAAGAGTGCGCTTTTGGTTTACGGCGGTAAGGCGATTTTCAAAAATGGCGTCTATTCGCGGGTGACGGAAG is a window from the Synergistaceae bacterium genome containing:
- a CDS encoding MATE family efflux transporter, which translates into the protein MHKPERMATEPIPKLILLFALPSIIGMLANALYNIVDRMFVGLYVGPGGLAAISLCFPFMIFNIAICLLLGVGAGPLMSIALGEKDEKRAERILGTAAAGAFIGACVVSLLGSWKIDAILKLVGTSETLFSQAREYMKIILWGIPFANVAFTLNFCIRAEGRPTFAMGTQMVGAFSNIVLDALLIVGMDMGVAGAAWGTIISQGISAAWALSFYLRRLGVLRLNWKHFSPSLLTQMLPLGFSSFLTEASFTLFSLLFNRALVTHGGDLAVSAMGAFMGWDSLLFLPVIGIGEAAGTLLAYNYGARFMGRILEILKWALGLGSAYFLCSAGSVYLWAEKMLRLFTTDAELLEMASEGARISYAGVLFVGITLISLSFFQGLGKAKICLFLNLTRQFIFLIPAIWFLPKIWGLSGIWYCFPTMDVGGGLVALCFLLRAYRRLGLSRLEPGRKQKNSHESP